AACCCGGAGGCCATCCCCTTCCAGATAGACTCCCCCCGGGTCCTCTTCCGGGAGGGAAAGGTGATAGCCACCGCTGTCATTGACCTCCAGGGTTTCCGCCCCCAGGTAGCAGTGGAGGCCCGGGTGAGCGCCCAGGCGGGACGGCCCAAAATAGACATTGAACGGATAGACCTGGGGCGTATCCCCTTCCCCCTCCTGGGCCTCCTCCAGGACTATATCGGCCAGGCCCTCCAGGACCTGGAGACGGAAGAGCTACCCCTTGAGGTTGAAAGAGTAGAGATTACAGAGGGAAAACTTCTCCTGGAGGGCTGGAGCCAGCCCGCAGTCCCCTAGACTGTTCTGGCTACGAGCCCTGACAAGACTCGCTCCTACTCCTGCCGGCTAAAGGACCACACTGCCAGCGCCCCCACCACCAGGCCAAAGAGGGCCACCACCAGCATGTCTTCCGCAATGCTCATGGTGTGCCCGAAGAGGCTCACCCCCAGCACGGGGCTGCCGCCGAGCATGGCTGCGGCCGGGACCTGGACAGCCCCACCGCCCAGGAAGACCTGCCGGATGGCGTCCACGCCGTAGGTTACCGGGTTAGCTTTGGCGATGACTCCCAGCCATGTGGGCACGCTGTTCACCGGGAAAAACACGCCGGACAGAAACATCAGGGGGAAGATGAGGAGCTGCATCACCACCTGGAATCCCTGCTGAGAGCGCATCCGCGAGGCCACCAGCAGGCCCAGGCCGGAGAGCGAGAGCGACACCAGCACGAGCACGGGTATGAGCTTCAACACCAGCAGCCAGCTCAGCTCCACCCCCAGAAAGGGTGCCAGCACCAGCATGATGATGCCCTGGGCCAGGGCTACCGCGGTGCCGCCTACCGCTTTCCCCAGGACCACACCGCTACGGCTGAGGGGCGCGACCAGCACCTCTTTCAAGAAGCCAAATTCCCTGTCCCACACCACCGAGAGCCCTGAGAATATGGAGGTCATGAGCACCGTCATGGCCATGATACCCGGGTACATGAACTTGATGAAGTCCACCCCGGGGGTGAGGGAGCCAATGAGGCGGTTGAAGCCAGCCCCGAAGATTATCAGGAAGAGCAGGGGCGTGGCAAAAGAAGATAACATCCGGGCCCGCTCCGACACAAACCGCAGGACCTCCCTGTAGGCGATGACCCATATGGCCCTGTATACCTCTGCCATTAATGCCCCCCCGTCCTG
The Chloroflexota bacterium DNA segment above includes these coding regions:
- a CDS encoding ABC transporter permease — protein: MAEVYRAIWVIAYREVLRFVSERARMLSSFATPLLFLIIFGAGFNRLIGSLTPGVDFIKFMYPGIMAMTVLMTSIFSGLSVVWDREFGFLKEVLVAPLSRSGVVLGKAVGGTAVALAQGIIMLVLAPFLGVELSWLLVLKLIPVLVLVSLSLSGLGLLVASRMRSQQGFQVVMQLLIFPLMFLSGVFFPVNSVPTWLGVIAKANPVTYGVDAIRQVFLGGGAVQVPAAAMLGGSPVLGVSLFGHTMSIAEDMLVVALFGLVVGALAVWSFSRQE